In the genome of Mastomys coucha isolate ucsf_1 unplaced genomic scaffold, UCSF_Mcou_1 pScaffold21, whole genome shotgun sequence, the window AAAGCCATGTGCCTAGTCAGAGTAGACTGCAAGATTCTAAGTGTTTTTAATCATCTGTCTACTTTAACTAGGCAGAAACCTGAACTGTTTTCCTCAGTGAGGCAAATTGTTCTTAGGTTTGAGCTACAAAGAACTAAGTTTCCTTAGATTTTGATGTTACTCATAGTTCATGTCATGTACTTGCCTTctgaacaggttttttgttttttgtttttttgttttttttggtagACTTGTTAGCAGTAGGCTAAGTGTTTATTGCTTAGTTGCCCATTTCTGCTAGTTAAAAAGATTTGATTGTAGCAGAGGGAAGAGATTCATGAATCCTTTTGTGATGTAAAGATTAAACATATTTATAGCTAGAATGTTAGTAAAGTCCTGGGACAGTTTTAAGTATAGTAAACAGTTTGCACTAATCAAACAGATTGGTTATATCACTGGATTTTGAATTACTAAGTTGATTATACACCATCTGTATTACCTAAGAAAcctaatgtaattatatttaataaattatttttactttaatcaaTTGAATTATGCATTAAGTAAAAGTGAAAATGTAGGTGAGCAGCTTTGTATCAAAAAGCCTTTGCTTTTGCTATTATTCCTTATAAAATTTTCACATTGCAGTTCTAAAAGTAAAGCATATTAAATCTTGGGAACtctagaaagaaagcaaaagaaaccacACAACTGACCTAGAGGAAGATACAGTAAATACTTTTCTCTTGGAAACTTCTCTCAtaattacactttaaaaaaacTAGATAGAGAAAACATTTCATGTGCTTTTTGAAAGAACTAATCACAGCATTCTGAAAATTTTAGTAGTGGCCTTGTTTTGTTGGAGACAAGGGTCTTAGCATTGAACTAGAGATCACTAGCCTCAAACCTAAGAGAATGGCCCTGCCTTCCCAATTGCTAGCATGCCCgggtattttttatttcaataaaagcCTATTTAACACATCCAAAGCTGCCTTTTCTAAATCAACAAGACACAGTATTTAGAAAAAATAGTTAAGATGTATTTTAGACTTTGGTATTCTGTGGTGACTAGCTTGCTTTATGGAGAATTGATCTAAGGCGTATTACTGAGACTATCCACATTTCCTGATCTTAGACGCTTTGTGTAGCTAGTAGGTAATATTAACAGTGCAATTCCTGATCACAGGAATTGTTGGACAGTGTCATTCCAATTCCAAAACAGGAGTTGTTTAAATAAGGTTATGAAACACTTGGGAAGAATACAGTAGGTCACTCTAGAAACATAAATGATCTAAGGAAATGACCCCACAAACACTTCAGAAAGCAGTTGATAGTAAGGGTGAAGCTGGTACCGtgctaaagaaataaaatgagtgaGGTTACTCCCAGTTTGCTCAGCACCATCCATACATGGCGGGAAGAGGGAGCTCAAATGTTGAGAATCTTAAGAACTTTCCCATAATAGGTAGAAGCTTCACAGATAACTTTCTAAACTCTGTAGCTGCACAAGGATATAAGCCAGGATTAATCCTTTATGAGGAAACaccctgaattaaaaaaaaaaagtttccttcctgtttgcctttgggaGGATTGTGTTGATAATTGCTATGTAGTTagttttttcttcttgtgttttataCCAAACTAAAGCTTTGATATTAGGAATGGATAAGAAACAACATTCAAACTGGAGAAATTACTCAATTTTTGTTGAGCTAGGGATTaataaacccagggcctcatgcatgttaAAATAGTCAATCTGCCACTAATTTTATACTCCCAGCCTCGAAACTATGCCCCTGTGGTAGCTTTTACCTTGTGTGTAGTCTTTAATTGCCTGTCAGGGTTGTACCTTGTGAAAAACAAgtctgtatttttaatattaaaagtctGCAGACAGATTATTGtcaccattttatttttgttgtacatACTTGCTTCAAGTCAATGAATTTCTGAGTCAGGTTCAGGTAAGTGAAGGGCCTTTATGAGGAGTTTATATTGTCTAGACCCAAGATACGATGCAAACACAGTCTGAAGTAAAGtaggaaataacatttttctaaagACAGGCTTAGAAACTGTAATCCAGTAATTGAGGATGTTTCCCCTCTGTGGTAGGGGGCTTGATTCATACCTGTAAGAAAGCATATTGATgatcaaatatataaattcattgtCTTACTATAAATGTAGATACAGTCTTTTTTATTGGCATATACTCATTGTTTGGTTTCATAGACACTTTGATTACTGCCATTCTCTTTTGTGTCTTAGTCTTAAAAAATGGTTCTgttttttgttcctctttctctagtTTACCTCCAGAGGTACACAAAATAGATTGCTACAAGAATTCAGAGTAACTGGAATTGTGGAAGGCTTATAGGTAGCAGTTTTCTGACAGCATATTACTTTAGTACAGATGTGCTAAGTCTGATATTTTATATGGTACAGCTGTTATGCTAGACCTACAGCACTAACACCGGCTTGTTTTGTAGCAAGCATTAATATACAAATAAGGGTTAGTGACCGGAACACCTAGAGACATAGCATGGCAAAGTATCCTTAAAATGCCTGAGGAGGGAAAAACTGTATTTGGTCTAAATGACTTAACATGAGggtatatttgcttttttaagtTCAGAGTTCCTTAGGTAGTcatataattaaatgttttaaaataaaaaaacagtccTACCTGGCAGCAAGGCCCCCATTCACAGGTATGGCCAAAAAGATAGGGTACAGACCACCTATAACAAAACCAACTAGTGCACCCCGTGTTGTGGTACAGGTTTCACAGTTCAGATCACCTAGGAAATAAATGATGGTTATGATAGTTAAACAAATATGCTTTAAAGAATGTAAGGTTCACATTTTATTATCAGTGACACAGCAAAAATGATCTTGCCAATCTGCCCAAAGGAATAATTAGAGGATAGACTGTAGCTTGATGGTGTGAATACATGCTTAGCATGTATTAATGCCTTGGGTAGGAAATACTgagaaataggaaaacaaatCTTGACTCTGGATTCTCAGATATTTGGATCAGTattgaggaaaaacacaaaattgacCCCCTTGGCCCCTATGATGGTATCTGTTTTTAATCAGGAGGATTATACACAAACATACCAGGACATACAACACAGAATACTCATTCAGGACACATGGTACAGTAGTAAAgttaaaatgtttctcttttcgCTAAATATTACATATGCACATAGTATTTCAGAGATTACAGAGTTGTATTACCATAATGTACTCTTATTTTAAAGAGAGAGctcagttaagagcaatggctatTTTTGTAGAAgtgctgagttcaatccccagcacccaggtggcAGTTCACTgttatctgtaactctagtccatGGGTTCTAGTACCACTACCTGGTGTGCAAATGTACATTCggacagaacactcatatatgtaaataaatataaaaaaagattaaaagagaaaGCTTCCATATAATGTGcaaattaacaagaaaacaagGCAGCACTCTGGGGATACTGCTTTAGATCAAGGAAAATGTGAccgctgtgtatgtatgtactctgGTTAGTTGGCAGACAGAATGTGGATCTGTTGCATAAGATTCGCTCATCCCTAAGTTCTTCATTATAGCCAACAGATACCTTGTTtctaatattttcaattttgagTGAAGCTATGGTTAGTATGCACTAATGCAAACTTGGGTGATAATGAGATAAAACATACCTGTACTCAAAGGTAAGCTTACAAAACTATGGTAGGACAGGTTTGCTGTCAAAAATGGGATCACAGCCATCGGTAAGCTAGAAGCTATTCGAGCTTGTGTCACATTCAAGGTTCGCCGAAATAGACTGTTTGCTATTAGGCCCCCAAAAGCAGCATTAAGTCCAATATATGCTGATCCATATTCAAGTAGATTCCTGAGGATGAGGGAAATGATAACTTGTTTTCGCAATTAGGGTAAGTGCTCTAATTCTGGTATGTTATAGAACTTAGCACCCTGGGAAGAATCAGACAAAGTTACCCCTTATAGGAtcataaaaccaaagaaaaattatAGCTTCACATCTGCATTTCTGTTCAAAAATGGCTTTTGAATTTGGTTAATACATAAAGAGACCATGGCACTAGCTATATATGCATTTTGTGATTTTTAGTAAAGAACTGTTTAGAACTTTGCCCCAAATGATAAGACAGGAAACAGCTCTGAAGAGGAAGATGCCTGGCTCTTTTGAGTTCGCATGATATTTAAAAGCACAATACATTCTAACATAGTACTATTTATCAATTACCGAGTTAAACCCATTGTATCTATAAAGAACTTTGGATGTATGTCCAACTGTTTCAGTAGTATGGGGTTAGTGTGTTTCCTTTTACTCTTCCCTTCGAGTTTTACTGTCCAGATTAGGAGCCTGGGTACTAACATCACAGTGAGACTATACTAGGTAGTGTATAGTAGCTCATTGATGAAAATTTAACTAATTTGAGATAAATGAATTTTAAGCCAAAAAATATGTTCTGTGTGTTTACATAAAACTATATAGTACAATTTGAATAAGCTCTTTAGCTTACAACTCAGTCTGGTTTTCACTACTTGTCTTGTGAGCTGCAGTATGGCTCACTGTTTCATGTTTCCCATTTCTTCACCTCCACTAGGTTCtgtattttttgcttattttaaagcttttctaGGTCATCACTACTGAAGTGTCATGCATTGTGTAAGATCATACTTTCACTTCATCCACTGGGATCCAGTTGGAAAGCTGCATTTTGCTTTGGATGTTCTCATAGTTGGCTACATGAGACTGAAGTTGAGGTTTTCAGAAGTCTAAAGATGGGTTAGGAAATTAGAAAACTGTTAAAGAACTACAGCTCCAATGTGAGAAGCCTGAATTTTCTAGGGGTTAAAGAAATGGGAACTTGAGcacttttacaaatatttaatataaaagctATGAAATAGGACTCACCCCTATTTTAACCATGCTCAGAAATAGTGGAGCTGAAACTTGAACACTTGGTTGTctcccaattaaaaaaacatttttgtttgcaAGCTAAGTCTTTAAAAGTTGAGTACCAGCTCAGTTCCCAGTGCTCCTTGCTGATTTGGTGAAGATCCCACTGGGAGCCCGCTCTCTTCTCAGTTTCTTACACTAGTCATTACAGCTTCTGCTACCTCGTGTACTGTTTTGTATCTCTGGAATCAACTAAATGGGGTGTCTATGTAGTAAGTGGTGGTAAGGGATATACAACAGTTGAGATTTATCAAGTTCTTAACTACTGCTCAGTTACAGATTAGGTTCTCTTGTAAGGTGGTAAGTGCCAACCAAAAGTGGAATTGGTGTGACTGCACACCTGAAGATGCATCAGTTGCCACAGTAATGTTCCACATCTTATATCTTAGCTGTCTGTACCCACTTCACTAGTGCCTCTTACCTACTTTAAATCTATTACCCAAACTGGCTGGAATAGAGTTAGTTGGATCTATTTTCTCCTGCTTGAAACCCTATTATAGACACCTCCTGTGTGTTTCAATAACACTTTCTTCAAATATGACAGATCCTGGCCTTGTCACTTCTATGATCCTGTTCCTGTTCTTCCTTGACTAGCTTCCTTCCCCCTCTTAGAGCTCTCATGACTCGGCAGAATTAACTTGACAGACAACCTTTGAATTGCATACCTAGGACCCACACAGAAGGGGAGAAcagactcctaaaagttgtcttctgacctcagcacAAGTGCATAGACCCAGATCAACCTGAACTTACTGTAATCCACTCAGACTTTCTGATGGACAAGCAGGTATAAATATTCTGTAGATGTGCGCTGTACTTGCCTatactactttttaaatatcAGCATGCTTAAATTATCTTTTTCATCTTAAAGATCTTTAAACATCCATTTCTTTGTCACCCATCTAGCAAAATATTCCATGGTCCTCTTAGTAAAGGTAAGCATATAGAAATACATTGAGAAGATAAGAGATAGGATAACTTGAAAAGGTCTTTTAAACTATTTATAAATGGATCCATACAGTTTTATATCACTCCAGAAGCTGAATGGAAAGGTAGGTTCATCAATTAATATATTTCCAAAGATTCTAGTTTCAGTTGCCACAATGAGTTTTATAATCCACAAAATGGTGTCTCTGGGCttgaggctttttgttttgtttttttcatcaaAGCAAAAATACAGCTCAGTTTCCTTTGGGTATGCATAATCCTTCAAATTTAAGATaatcttttgaaacatttttaagtaaagaCATTTTAATACTAAGGAATCTTACCTGTCTGATTCTGGaagttgtttaatttttctggatatgacattaaatattaaatcatcTTTGCTAGTACTTGGTTGATGACTTTCCATCTTGGACCTAAAAAACACATAACAATcccatttgaaaaatatatttagaaaaagcCTTCTGAGATGCATAATTATGTAAGAGTTGTAGATTAACTTTATAATCTGAAAGGTCAATGTCTATACAGCATACAAGATTCCCCTCACCCAATACAGCATACCAGAAATCTGAACAAGAAAAATAGCGCATTAAGTTTCTAAGACAAACACTCCACAACCTTGATATCCTAAGCAATTACTACAGGCGTGAAACAGATACTAAATGATTTAATTCAGACATGGTGACATGCCTGCAGTTACAGCACTTGTGGGGTGGGCCCAGCAGGATCAGCTCAGGGCTGTCCTTGATTATACTGGAATTTGAGGCCAGAAGAGctatacacacaagaaaacaaaacccaaagaacttGTGCTAAATAGACAAGTAGGGTGGGGACGGGGACGATGCAACAGAGCTTCATATGAGAAAAAACCAACAGCCAGTAAACCTTGACAAAAACATTGGGTAAAAAAACTAAGATCACATAGTAGGTGCACAGGtagttaaaattagaaaatttcacTTGGAAGTATTCAGGAAAGCTGTGACATCTGCTGGTGGAACTGTAAACTATTTCAAGAAAGTGTAACCACTTTGTAAAGACAATTAGGTGTCAAGggttagagaggtggctcagtagttgagagtgAACACTATTGCAAAGGACAAAGGTTCGGTCTCCAGCTCTTAAACTAGGTTTGCTTAACAGCCGGTAACTTTTTCCAGAGAACTGGAATCCTTTTCTACCTTCATGGGCATTGCAGGAATATGCACACATGATGAAATAtaaaatctggggctggagagatggcttaagagTTATGAGCAcatgctgttccagaggacccaggttcgagtAAAGCACCCACATTGACGCTCACACCTGTAACTTCAGGCCTAGGGTGATAGATCCCCTTTTCTGTCCTATGCAGGCATAGTACACACATAGGATGGATATCAGTACAATGGGGGATTAGTTTTTGTGTAGATTCTGCTCTTTAAAAACATACTTCCGGGTGACAGGAAAAACAAAGGTCTGCAACCTGTGGTGATATCTGTACtattgggaagctgaggcaggagggttgtgaGTTCCTGGATGTGATGACACCTGCAatattgggaaactgaggcaggagggttgtgaGTTCCTGGACGTACTCCAAGACCCTATTTCAGAATATAAGACAGTAGTAgcaataaaccaaaaataaataagcagataTAAATAAGACTGTCTTGGGTCACCATTCGTACTTATCTGTGGTAACACTGGAACAATGTCTTACCAAATCTTGGGTACCTGTTGTATATGATTTGGAAAATGCTGCATGTGCAAAGTTCCATAAATCTCGACTTAAAAATTAGCCTCGAAAGTACATTGCAGTTTTACAAGTTTAggtcaggatcccaggattcaaGTCCTGTTTCTTCTTCCTGGTATTTCTCAGGAAATCGAATCAAAGACACCTTGAAATACTATAAAGATTT includes:
- the Tmem126a gene encoding transmembrane protein 126A isoform X1, which gives rise to MQHFPNHIQQVPKIWSKMESHQPSTSKDDLIFNVISRKIKQLPESDRNLLEYGSAYIGLNAAFGGLIANSLFRRTLNVTQARIASSLPMAVIPFLTANLSYHSFVSLPLSTGDLNCETCTTTRGALVGFVIGGLYPIFLAIPVNGGLAARYESSPLPQRGNILNYWITVSKPVFRKMLFPTLLQTVFASYLGSRQYKLLIKALHLPEPDSEIH
- the Tmem126a gene encoding transmembrane protein 126A isoform X2, which codes for MESHQPSTSKDDLIFNVISRKIKQLPESDRNLLEYGSAYIGLNAAFGGLIANSLFRRTLNVTQARIASSLPMAVIPFLTANLSYHSFVSLPLSTGDLNCETCTTTRGALVGFVIGGLYPIFLAIPVNGGLAARYESSPLPQRGNILNYWITVSKPVFRKMLFPTLLQTVFASYLGSRQYKLLIKALHLPEPDSEIH